Within the Oncorhynchus clarkii lewisi isolate Uvic-CL-2024 chromosome 2, UVic_Ocla_1.0, whole genome shotgun sequence genome, the region ATTTGCTGGAGTGTGAAAAGAGAGAACTCACTGAGCTGAAACAGGAGATGGAGAGCACTCCGAGGAGCACACTACGGGTGATGACATCTAACTGCTAGAGGCCGGGTTACTGTAAAAGATTACGACAAATGCTAATGTACTTtataaaataaatgtgattggGTGCTTTCTCTCTTTTTATGGTTTTCAATGGATACAGGTGCCTAGAGTTATGCTAATGCCTATTCAAGAAAGTTGTCAAGATGTCCCTTGATTTGCTATTGAtatacatgtaaaaaaataaaataattaaaaaagcccttatttctctctctcttgccatgTATAGACCCTAAGTCAGTGCAGTAGGCAGCTGTTGGACTGTGCCAGTGAGAGAGCGTGTGTTCTGGAGCttctacctctctcactctccctctctctgcagggaGACAGGGAACTCCCTCCCAAGGCCTCATACAACTACCAGAGCCTATTGGCCCCTTCACTCCAGGTGTTATGTCAATAGCCTACTGTACTAATGTAACACAGTTTACGGCACTGCATTGACGTCACCTTGTCCCATATAGTGCCAATTGTGGTTACACTTTGTTTTGTCAGTGATTCACCTAGTTTTTGTCTTAAACACGACATGGTGACAGTGTAGTTACATAATAgccattcatttatttatttgggATTTATTTAAACCAGCAGCTGTAGGCTTTTTAGTCCCACAAATTGCCCATTTCTACTATACACTCTTAGCGGATACTAGGCAAATATCAGCTGAAACAGGTCTGTAAAATTAAAGAATTACCCACATCTTTCCCTTCTCTCAGAATGTAAGTAGATTCTGGAGTCTACCACTCTGGCTGTGAACCAATCACAGCTGCTACGAGAGAACATCAGGCAGATGATTGGCAATGCCATCACAAGGCAAAAAGCTGCCCACGGTACTGTCAGTGAAGCTCTGGTGAAGAACATAGCTGAGACAGTCACTCTGAAGGTGCAGCATGGGACATACGATAGTATTTAACATTTAAAAGTCAAAATAGTAAAACTCTCATTCTCTCACACAGCAAAATCTCACAATTACGTCCGCAGCCTCCAGGCTGGCCATTTTCCGCAAACCGAGGCAGCTGAACTGCATTCATCACAGCCATGACAGAGCACTGGTCAGTATGTGAGTGGAACCATCTGTAGGCTTTGTCATGGATAAGAGTGTGCATTGGAGATGGTGTCTGTATCTGTGCTTATTTGGTCAAGAAAGAGCCACTAATGttggtgtaataatgttgtagTGGGTGACTTCACTACTCCACCCCTAacttcttatgttatgtgttttcCAGGGCCCTGAGTACAGCGGGATATGCTTTCCAGAGAGAAACTGAACAGGCCTATAGTAAACGTTTACCACAGACACCCTGGGACCCAGTTACCTGAGGCTGCTCATCTCATACAGGTAACCAATGGTCTTCCTCTAAAACCGAACATGATTGACACTCTTTCTCTTATATTATGTACTTGGCCATTTTACTGTAGTAGACTCAAATTTCTGTGCAAGTcttccattgacatcaatgcatgatttaTGCAATTGTCGAGTTAAGTGCTTGTTCTCATGTTAGAATTCAGCCCTCTGAGTCCTGTGTTTTTCTCTCAGGGTAGTTCTGTGTTGAGACGCTGCCTGCTGTCCTCTAAAGAGGAGCTCTTCAGGCTACAGGGCACATGTCTGGAGCGGGTGGACAACCTGCACAGCAAGAGGGCCGCAGAGCAGGTGGACTCTGCCGTGGTCAGGCTGCGGCGGCAGCTGGTCGAAAGACGAGCAATGCCCACTTTCCTCCAACAGGGGTTGTACTAAACTCATTATGTAGTGCATGACTCAATTCATCTTTCTTCATTGTTTCCTCTCTCCTTGGTTCCTTCTCAAAAATGcattggaggagaagaaagatAAAAGGTTCCTCCCCTCTGATCTTCTCCTCCAATGCATTTTGAGAAGTAGATgagaggaatcaaggaaagagAAGAGCCCCTATCTATAGTTGTATACAAacggtatgtgtgtgttttatcctGGATATGAAGTGAAAGAGGGACCAATGTGCTGAAAAGGGACCATTTAAACAAGATGATTAGGAAGGTATGTTTAACCTAGTCATGTGTGGCATCCCAACTCTCAATTAACCACATTTCTGCATTACACCATTAACGTGTACTTGAAATAAACATAAACAGTATTTCTCTGCAAACTCAGACCCATTGCTTATTGTATGGGAGTTCCTTAGAGCATAAATGTGCATGGGTTTCATTCGCCTGTACTTGATCTCCTTGTCATACTGCCATTTTGTACAGGTTGGCATCTATAATATATATTGAATATGTTCAGCATTGACTGCATTAGAATCACAAACCGTGTACTGTGTATGTTCAACTTCACCTCTGAATAAATGTATACCGTTATAAAGTCCAGTCTCCATCGCCCCCCCTCCTCTTCAGTCCGAGTCATAAGACTGCAAGTCACTTGACAGTCCTCCCTCTAAACTTCATGTGTTTCATTAAGAAATAAGGGATGATTCAATAAGACTCTTCTTTATTGAGTGGTTACAGGATCACTGTATAAAGGCCCTCGATACACGGCAAAGCAGTACTGTAGATACCAGCAATATACTTGTGTATCTTCCTTGCAATACACACTATTTAACTGAATACTCAGATAGTTTGTTTCTACTTGAGTGTTTATGCAGACTCCAGTGCAAACTTCACAATCAGCTGTGGCGGAGGAGTGACTTCAGTCTTATCACTGGGCGGCTAATGTCCTAATTGAATCAGATGTGTTGGGGTGGGGAGATGTTTGGAGATATTTAAGGTAGATTCAAGGAAAAACGAGAGGCGATCTTCAGATCTGTGCAGACGATGCATGAAGAGAGGGAAGACTAAAAGCACTGGCATAATACCATAAGTTTGTACAGACGCATCCCCAGAAAGGACGATATCAACACATTTTACTGGATAAGAGAAGGTTGCAACAAGTAATTGTTTTTTAGATGATCATTTATCTAGACTAACTAGATAAGGAGAAGACAGAAAGGTCGTGAGGAGCTGGGAAAGCAGTCAAATCAAAGGGAAAACAGGATATTGCCtgtttggagagagagacaaaaaaacaAGTGATGTCGCAGCTTCTATGCCATCTGATTTTACTGTGTCTGGTACCATCTGTGGGTAAGTGGAAGAGAAAGGAGTTAGAAAGGGAATGCTTATATTGCAATGTATCAtatactgtgtttgtgtgtgcatgcatgtgtgtttatggGAAAAGCTAATTGCTTAAATTGGTGTTTAGCTTTGTACATTGACTTGTTATTACATTAACAGCATTGTTTAAGTCCCTCCCACCCATTTCCCTCAACTGTCCATCATAAGACTTCAGCTTCTTCATAATCTTCACTGGCAATATTACCTATTAAAAATCTCTACTATCCTTCAGTCCCTGCGCCAAACTTTAGTTTTACTTTCTTCTTAGTGTAATCAATATATTTCTCTTTCAGTTCCTCTGTTTTGCTTCACCTGTGTCTTCCCTGCCATCTCCCCACTGGACTGTATCAAGTTCCCTCAGAAGTGTCCTCCAGGTCAGCAATGTCTGTCCAGCAAAGCTGTGGGGAAGCGCGGTGAGAGCTCCTTAAGTtacatacattgtgtgtgtgtgtgtgtgtgtgtgtgtgtgtgtgtgcccgcacGTTTGTGATTGAGTGTGTACAAATTACACCATTAATGTAACGCTAACTCGGTCATAAAACACCTTTAATCTACAGGAGAGTTCAGTGTGACACTGTATGAGAAGAGCTGTGTCCTCTCCGCCCTGTGTGGCCTGACTGGTGAGAAGTACGCCATGGGCCTCAACTTCACCTTTACCAATGAATGCTGTTCCACCCACCTGTGTAATGGAGCTGCAGCCCCCTCTGCCCTCTACTGGACTGGCTctgctctcgctctcctctcatTCACACTCTCACTGTGATTTACCCACCTTTTAAAGATAATGCTACTGTTGCTAAATTCATAAGGAAAACATGACCACATTCAGATGATGATGAACAGAGCTGGCATGATTCCTTGTTGTAATTGTTGGAGGCATGTTTGTTATAATGTACATAGCTTATCTGTCAGTTCCAAAACTTTCTATCAGTTCCAAAATGTTGTATTCTGCTGAACGTGGCCCAGGTGTTTAACACAGTAAATGTGTGCTTTCTGTACATGAAATATGGACAGATGAGATCATTTCCATTGAACTGACCATTTCTTAGAGATGAGCAAAGCACACACATGGTTTTCCTCAAGTAATGTAAAAGAATGTGCTTAACACTTTCTTTTACATCTAGGCATAGCATTAACAATATCCCACATTTATCTGTCATCAAAGTTGAAAATGAGAGCTAACAACGTATAAAGCATCCTCTGTATGGATAATACATTGTCTGGATATCTATAATTGTCTATTTGTATTTTCTATATTTGGGTATGTCTTAATTTTTATAGGCTCTGACCATTTTTGTCTAGCCTATCAAAACGTATAGGTAGGCATAATCATATATTTGAATATTTGAATATTTCCAATTGATCTAATATTTTTTCCTGCAGTTCAAATGGCCTCGGTGGCACGAGCGTTGTGCGCACCTAGCGTTAGTCGACTAGGTCCCACAAAAGGTGCTTTTGATTCTGGCGCATACTGCCGCGTTCACGCTCTAGTTGGAACTAGGATACTCGGAAATATTCGAATTGCCAACTGGTTGTCAACGAATCTGCAAGTCTGACATTTCCAAGCTTCCCAGTTCCGACTAGTATTTGAACGCGGCATACCTATGGCGATTAATTGACGCAGGGCCTGATTTTTCTCGAGTTATTATATTTTGTTACAggaatatatatgttttatattttcaaCTTGGTCTTTTGCATTGTCTAAGAGCAGAGGGAGGCTCAAATGAACGCAAGTCATTTATAAAACCTTTTGTGAAGGTATTACTCGCCGAAGATTCACCATCTTACCTCGAACGGCGTGTGTTCCTGAACTCAAGGGTGCCGCTGGTAGACAAGGAACATTTCTCTCCGGTCCGTGGAACTGGACACGAACAATTACCGGATAGCGTCAGGAAAATACTGACCCCGGTGTACCCAACACAGAAGCTATCTGGTCCAAAAAGTCAAGCCCGCGAAATGATAACACTTTGTAACATCAACAAGATGTTCGTGCaggtaaaaacaacaacatgttagGCTCAGGGGGTTTACCGTTGCAACTGACGCTCGGAACATTACCCGCCAATACATCTACAAAAGATTCAGTGTTCGAACTCGACACCGAGCGCTTTCTCCCACAAGGCCGAGAAGGTTTTCCAGCGAGTGTGTTTGTCAACATTCATAGGCCTAAATTTCTCAGAAATACCTTCTTGTTGATATTGACATAGGCATACTTATCGTCAATAGAACCGCTAGTAAATGATCGTGTGGTCTACTCCAACACACTTCGATGTGACCCTCCGAAGCTCCAAGGGCCTATCAAGCGTGCTGCACCATTCACCTTGCGAGTTGTCTGTCACTTCAACAGGTGACCTACACTATTTACACTATTTTATGATGGATTAATGTTTACCTTGAGTTCATGTCACTGGAGGAGTTATCATTGCATACACAAGAAGTACATACATGAGTCAGGTTGGCACAACATTTAAACGTTGAGTTATAGTCAATTGCTCTTTAGATTTGTTTAGTTCTTTCCAGATATCATTACTCCTACAAAATAGGCTACATGCTGAACATGGTACACAAGGTCTCCAAACCAATAAAGAACAGAACCCGTTCCATGCTCACTGCACGTAATGGTAGGGTATAGATGAGTCATTGATCTACATTAAATGAGTATAGTCCTCATGTTATAGAATACTTCAATGAGCCCTCAGGTAATTGAAAGATCTGActactcattctctctccctcagctcaATGGGAGAGACTTGCCCAAACCGACGTGTACTCTATGGGAAAGTCCATGTACTTTCAGGCTGAAGCGCCTTCCATGTCTAAAGATGGACGTCTCTATTTCCTCTCGTGTAATGTGACCATTAAGCAGTCACACTCCTCTACGCCTCACTTTATGGTCAATTTTTGGTAATGTAGACATGCAGTATGCCAAATCACTTCTATCAGTATCATTTGCACAGTACTTTGCTTTTAAAGAGGCAATCTGtagctgaaacaataacaaaacaaatCCCAGCTCATGTTTTGGCAGAaatctgagggatggggctggagaaatggaaCCACACTCAAATTAATAGACCGAGCAATAGATGCAAGTACTGACCATCTACGATATCCAAATGATAGTTTTGGCTTCTGATGttgtatgacagttgaactagaCCCATGCAGCATTTATAAGTTATGTTCTTCAAGTATCAATGGGTACATTTTGTAAGTCCAAAAATGaatgtagcaattgcagattgACAATTTTTAAGGAACTTCTTGGATTTAACAGTAATCTATTTTCTGCTCAGGTACATAGTTGAGAGCAGAAATGACAGTGGCTACAGATTCATCCCATCTAAAAGGAATGTTGTGAGGGCAGGTATGTTAAGGATGCACATACTGAAGATGTGCTCCATTCATAATGTGCAACAGTTAAAACTACTGGTCAGTTGACTATGGTTAACTTGAGTGCTATGCCGTCATTAGATTTCCTATGCAATACATGGCCTTCATAAAGCATTATAACTACTGAGCTTGAATATATTTTCCTTTCCCTTGTCTGTGCAATTGATTTACTGAGGTCTGCTGACTCTACATTGCATTGGAAGTAGTATGTACATAAGTATGCAAACtgtagaaaaatgtatccatgcttttgttacttctaggttagactactgcaatgctctactttccggcaccctcataaagcactaaataaacttcagttagtgctaattACAGCTGATAGAATCCTGACTACAACCAaaagatttgatcatattactccagtgctagcctccctacactggcttcctgttaaggcaagggctgatttcaaggttttactgctaacctacaaagcattacatgggcttgctcctacctatctctctgatttggtcctgccgtacatacctacacgtacgctacggtcacaagacgcaggcctcctaattgtccctagaatttctaagcaaacagctggaggcagggctttctcctatagagctcaatttttatggaatggtctgcctacccatgtgacaGACGCAGACTCGgactcaacctttaagtctttactgaagactcatctcttcagtgggtcatatgattgagtgcagtctggcccaggagtgtgaaggtgaacggaaaggctctggagaaacaaatcgcccttgctgtctctgcctggccggttcccctctttccactgggattctctgcctctaaccctattacaggggctgagtcactggcttactggtgctctttcatgccgtccctaggaggggtgcgtcacttgagtgggttgagtcactgatgtgatcttcctgtctgggttggcgcccccccttgggttgtgccgtggtggaaatctttgtgggctatactcggccttgtctcaggatggtaagttggtggttgaagatatccctctagtggtgtgggggctgtgcttggcaaagtgggtggggttatatccttcctgtttggccctgtccgggggtatcatcggatggggccacagtgtctcctgacccctcctgtctcagcctccagtatttatgctgcagtagtttgtgtcggggggctagggtcagtttgttatatctggagtacttctcctgtcttatccggtgtcctgtgtgaatttaagtatgctctctctaattctctttctttctctctctcggaggaggacctgagccctagcaccatgcctcaggactacctggcatgatgacttcttgccgtccccagtccacctggccgtactgctgctccagtttcaactgttctgcctgcggctgtgGAAcccctacctgtcccagacctgctgttttcaattctctagagacagcagaagcggtagagatactcttaatgatcggctatgaaaagccaactgacatttactcctgaggtgctgacttgctgcaccctcgacaactactgtgattattatttgaccatgctggtcatttatgaacatttgaacatcttggccatgttctgttataatctccacccggcacagccagaagaggactggacacccctcatagcctggttcctctctaggtttcttcctaggttttggcctttctagggagtttttcctagccaccgtgcttctacatctgcattgcttgctgtttggggttttaggctgtgtttctgtacaacactttgagatatcaactgatgtaagaagggctatataaattgatttgatttgtagattCTGTGCCACATTTGAATCAGTCTGAGCCTCTCCTCTTCAGCCACAGCAGTTCTACATGCACTGTGCTATGTCTGTAGGGAGGTCTGTCTCCTCTTCAACTGCCAAGGCCTGCACTTACGATTCCGCAGCAGGAGGGTAAGCCCTGATAACACTGAAGCTGTCTGATACTTTATCCATATAGGCCCTGCAAAAGATGATAGAAAACCATGAATAATAGAGAAAAGACTCATGTTGCTCTGACACATCTTGGTCTGGTCCAATCAGATGGAAGGAGCTGTATGGAGCTTCTTCAGTTTGCTCCTGTTGTGAGTCCACATGTAGCGCTGCTGTCCCCTCTGG harbors:
- the LOC139380718 gene encoding sperm acrosome membrane-associated protein 4-like; translated protein: MSQLLCHLILLCLVPSVVPLFCFTCVFPAISPLDCIKFPQKCPPGQQCLSSKAVGKRGEFSVTLYEKSCVLSALCGLTGEKYAMGLNFTFTNECCSTHLCNGAAAPSALYWTGSALALLSFTLSL